One window of the Benincasa hispida cultivar B227 chromosome 3, ASM972705v1, whole genome shotgun sequence genome contains the following:
- the LOC120072504 gene encoding helicase-like transcription factor CHR28: MIMLMADEASNFPLQFADDDFDEDMSMEYEKFLHLLSEDLDPLQNNPEDLSPNNASTGQPAFDSSNQENFQLQNDTSHGFMDVTLKNHDSLDGKGTETLRSSENNSCASVELPSFDAEHSSKEVFPTESTVNRSFDFVTDVTDSYSTMPYWMSTVEQPFLVSSQYLFPEDYDSPLASGNGDMTINMMHGGEFPSNSLCSSTTMNLYAQGATDHKSVSRESVSKDVILDGYSNVKGWNQNCENGNFISSFDGNYPFHADELHIGQASMGLPMSTELNLSCKELVSQVKNETIDSLVESCSGPWQSMMEENMFFPSQKVFHSEDMVCGTSSRPSNDGRYQNLYISDQYSPNGHSSNLSNQPLVFIKDDRDHKLTLCKSDINHPQVSPESTHSNLSDKAHVEDDPDICIIEDMSHPAPSNRSFVVGKSVASQSCSIVSGSSTYMGLGSMRHKAKDIDILKVALQDLSQPKSETTPPDGALDVPLLRHQRIALSWMVQKETSSVPCAGGILADDQGLGKTISTIALILKERAPIRACPNVRHDELETLNLDEDDDILPEHDGPKQESSHQVSPSENLTTSKNTSVQAKGRPAAGTLVVCPTSVLRQWADELHNKVSSKANLSVLVYHGSSRTKDPCELAKYDVVLTTYSIVSMEVPKQSAVDEEDDEKLNTEEQAILHLHFSSGKKRKNLSGSDKKHSKNKKGVDNEVFEPVARPLAKVRWFRVVLDEAQSIKNHKTQVARACWGLRAKRRWCLSGTPIQNAIDDLYSYFRFLKYDPYAAYKSFCSAIKFPINKNPTKGYKKLQAILRTIMLRRTKATLLDGQPIVTLPPKHVELKKVDFTDEERDFYSKLEADSRAQYEEYAAAGTVKQNYVNILLMLLRLRQACDHPLLVKPYDSKSLWRSSVDVVKKLPRDKQIFLLNCLEASLAICGICNDPPEDGVVSECGHVFCKQCILEHLSSDDSQCPTAGCKVRLNASLLFSKSSLCSSQSDEPGEDNSVVSSCSTVGDSVEPSSSVMYESSKIKAALEVLMSLAKPKEYSSRNSPPQLAVVGASDKSIDASSTELRLESPECQDSGNKSSSELVKTGGEKAIVFSQWTGMLDLLEACLKNSSIQYRRLDGTMSVLARDKAVKDFNNLPEVSVMIMSLKAASLGLNMIVACHVLLLDLWWNPTTEDQAIDRAHRIGQTRPVTVLRLTVKDTVEDRILALQQKKREMVSSAFGEDETGGRQTRLTVEDLNYLFMM, translated from the exons CATCGACTGGCCAACCAGCTTTTGATTCTTCCAACCAAGAAAATTTCCAACTGCAGAACG ATACATCTCATGGTTTCATGGATGTAACATTGAAAAATCATGATAGTTTGGATGGAAAGGGCACAGAAACCTTGAGATcctcagaaaataattcatgtgCGTCAGTGGAGTTGCCTTCCTTTGATGCAGAGCATTCTTCAAAAGAAGTGTTTCCTACTGAGTCCACAGTAAACCGAAGTTTTGATTTTGTGACTGATGTTACTGACTCTTATTCAACTATGCCATACTGGATGAGTACTGTGGAGCAACCTTTTTTAGTTTCTTCTCAGTACCTTTTCCCAGAAGATTATGATTCTCCACTTGCTTCTGGAAATGGGGACATGACAATCAACATGATGCATGGAGGAGAGTTTCCATCCAATAGCCTGTGCTCAAGTACTACGATGAATTTGTATGCACAGGGGGCTACTGATCACAAATCAGTATCGAGAGAGTCAGTCTCAAAGGATGTAATTCTTGATGGGTATTCAAATGTAAAGGGATGGAATCAGAATTGTGAAAATGGAAACTTTATTTCATCATTTGATGGGAACTATCCATTTCATGCCGATGAACTTCATATTGGTCAGGCATCCATGGGGCTTCCAATGTCTACCGAGCTGAATTTATCTTGCAAGGAGCTTGTTAGTCAAGTGAAGAATGAAACGATAGATTCGCTGGTTGAATCTTGTAGTGGCCCATGGCAATCTATGATGGAGGAAAACATGTTTTTTCCATCCCAAAAAGTTTTTCATTCTGAAGATATGGTTTGTGGAACATCCAGCAGACCCTCTAATGATGGCAGGTACCAGAATTTATATATATCTGACCAATACTCTCCTAATGGCCATTCCTCTAATTTAAGCAATCAGCCTttggttttcatcaaggacGATAGAGATCATAAATTGACTCTGTGCAAGAGTGATATAAATCATCCACAAGTCAGCCCTGAATCAACTCACAGTAATTTGTCAGACAAGGCCCATGTGGAGGATGATCCAGATATCTGTATAATTGAAGATATGAGTCATCCCGCACCGTCAAACCGATCTTTTGTGGTTGGAAAATCTGTTGCTTCTCAAAGTTGTTCTATAGTCAGTGGATCTTCCACTTATATGGGATTAGGAAGCATGAGACACAAGGCAAAAGACatagacattttaaaagttgCGTTACAG GATCTTTCTCAGCCAAAGTCAGAAACTACTCCGCCTGATGGTGCTTTAGATGTTCCTCTTTTAAGGCATCAG AGAATTGCTTTGTCATGGATGGTTCAAAAGGAGACATCTAGTGTACCTTGCGCAGGGGGGATTCTTGCGGATGATCAG GGATTGGGGAAAACAATATCAACAATTGCTCTAATACTAAAGGAAAGGGCTCCTATTAGAGCTTGTCCTAATGTTAGACATGATGAGTTGGAGACtttaaatttggatgaagatgATGATATACTTCCTGAGCATGATGGACCCAAACAAGAATCCTCTCATCAAGTTTCACCAAGCGAAAATTTAACTACAAGCAAGAACACTTCAGTACAAGCTAAAGGCAGGCCAGCAGCTGGAACTCTTGTTGTTTGCCCAACAAGTGTATTGAGGCAATGGGCTGATGAATTACATAATAAGGTTTCTAGTAAAGCTAATTTGTCAGTGCTTGTATACCATGGAAGTAGTCGAACTAAGGACCCTTGCGAGCTGGCCAAATATGATGTTGTTTTAACAACGTACTCAATTGTGAGCATGGAGGTACCAAAGCAGTCTGCtgttgatgaagaagatgatgagaAACTCAATACAGAGGAACAAGCTATTCTACATTTGCATTTTTCTTCAggcaagaaaagaaaaaacctcTCTGGTTCTGATAAGAAACATTCAAAGAACAAGAAGGGAGTGGACAATGAAGTTTTTGAACCAGTTGCCCGCCCTCTTGCTAAAGTGAGGTGGTTCCGGGTTGTATTGGATGAGGCCCAGAGTATCAAGAATCACAAGACACAGGTAGCTAGGGCCTGTTGGGGTCTGCGGGCAAAACGTAGATGGTGCTTGTCAGGAACTCCTATTCAAAATGCCATTGATGATCTTTATAGCTATTTTAGGTTTCTCAAATATGATCCCTATGCTGCATATAAGTCGTTCTGTTCGGCAATTAAGTTTCCAATCAACAAGAATCCAACCAAAGGATACAAAAAACTTCAAGCCATTTTAAGGACAATAATGTTACGTCGCACAAAAG CCACACTTCTTGACGGGCAACCCATTGTTACATTGCCACCTAAACATGTGGAACTGAAAAAGGTGGATTTTACTGATGAAGAGCGTGATTTCTACTCGAAATTGGAGGCTGATTCAAGGGCTCAGTACGAA GAATATGCAGCAGCTGGAACTGTTAAACAAAATTATGTGAACATCTTACTGATGCTTTTGCGCCTTCGACAAGCTTGTGATCACCCTCTTCTTGTTAAGCCTTATGACTCTAAATCTTTATGGAGATCTTCGGTTGATGTGGTCAAGAAGCTTCCTCGGGATAAACAGATTTTCTTATTAAATTGTTTGGAAGCATCATTGGCTATCTGTGGCATCTGTAAT GATCCACCTGAAGATGGGGTTGTCTCAGAATGTGGTCATGTTTTCTGCAAGCAATGCATTTTGGAACACCTCTCTAGTGATGACAGCCAGTGCCCTACAGCAGGATGCAAAGTTCGTCTTAATGCATCTTTATTGTTTTCCAAGTCCTCATTATGCAGTTCTCAGTCTGACGAGCCCGGTGAAGATAATTCTGTGGTTAGCTCTTGTTCCACCGTTGGTGACTCAGTGGAACCCTCTTCATCAGTTATGTATGAGTCTTCTAAAATTAAAGCTGCTCTTGAGGTTCTGATGTCATTGGCTAAACCAAAGGAATACTCTTCAAGAAACAGCCCTCCCCAACTTGCTGTTGTAGGAGCCAGCGATAAATCAATCGATGCTTCATCCACAGAACTGCGTCTGGAAAGTCCCGAGTGTCAAGATTCTGGAAACAAAAGCTCTAGCGAATTAGTTAAAACAGGTGGAGAAAAAGCTATAGTCTTTTCTCAATGGACGGGAATGTTAGATTTGCTTGAAGCATGCCTAAAAAACTCCTCCATTCAGTACAGGAGACTTGATGGCACCATGTCAGTACTTGCCAGAGATAAAGCAGTAAAGGATTTTAACAATCTTCCGGAG GTGTCAGTTATGATCATGTCTTTGAAAGCTGCTAGCCTTGGCCTAAACATGATTGTTGCCTGCCACGTTCTTCTGTTGGACCTCTGGTGGAATCCTACAACTGAAGATCAAGCAATTGATAGAGCACATCGAATCGGGCAAACCCGTCCTGTGACGGTGTTGAGATTAACTGTAAAAGACACAGTTGAGGATCGTATTTTAGCCCTTCAG caaaagaaaagagagatgGTTTCATCTGCatttggagaagatgaaacAGGCGGTCGACAAACTCGTCTCACAGTTGAAGACCTGAACTACCTTTTTATGATGTGA